A region from the Populus trichocarpa isolate Nisqually-1 chromosome 18, P.trichocarpa_v4.1, whole genome shotgun sequence genome encodes:
- the LOC7489417 gene encoding autophagy-related protein 18b, whose protein sequence is MSSGSQSSSSSSSSQILCASFNQDNSGFAISTRDGFKIFDSNTGRLCYERASGAFVVVEMLYSSSLLAIVGGGEQPSLSPRRLCLFNTTTGTALRELNFLTSVLAVRLNKKRLVVVLQEKTYIYDLNTLAILDAIDTVPNVKGLCAFSPSLDGCFLALPSSTTKGSVLVYNVMELHSHCEIDAHRSPLAAIVMSFNGMYIATASEQGTIIRVHLVSEATKSYSFRRGTYPSTIFSLSFGPSTQLPEILVALSSSGSIHVFSLGLAINQRGRRSSSFLGSLLPDSVNDAFDPAHHRVLQKAVPAGVKSNVVVRKVDKIADTSLSESVASRATLSVITFNGHFLEYTVDVNTQNESKWRLESEFNLLAVISGEEQHFQLV, encoded by the exons ATGAGTAGCGGTAGTcagtcctcctcctcctcctcctcctcacaAATCCTCTGCGCTTCTTTTAATCAAGACAACAG TGGCTTTGCGATAAGCACCAGAGATGGTTTCAAGATCTTCGATTCTAATACGGGACGTCTCTGTTATGAACGAG cttCTGGAGCTTTTGTTGTTGTGGAAATGCTATATAGTTCAAGCCTCCTCGCCATTGTTGGCGGCGGTGAACAG CCATCTCTATCTCCCCGGCGACTCTGTTTGTTCAATACTACAACAGGAACTGCTCTTCGCGAATTGAATTTCTTAACTTCAGTCCTCGCCGTCcgattgaataaaaagag GCTTGTTGTTGTTTTGCAAGAAAAGACTTATATCTATGATTTAAATACGCTGGCAATATTGGATGCCATCGATACAGTTCCTAATGTAAAAG GACTTTGTGCATTCTCTCCTAGTTTGGATGGCTGCTTCTTGGCTCTTCCTTCCAGCACGACCAAAGGATCTGTTTTGGTGTACAATGTCATGGAGCTTCATTCACATTGCGAG ATAGATGCTCACCGTTCGCCATTGGCTGCAATTGTCATGTCTTTCAATGGGATGTACATTGCAACAGCATCTGAGCAGGGGACCATAATCAGAGTTCATCTGGTATCAGAAGCAACTAAG TCATATAGTTTTCGAAGGGGGACATAcccatcaacaatattttccttGTCATTTGGACCATCAACGCAACTTCCAGAAATTCTTGTAGCCCTGAGTAGTTCAGGTTCCATTCATGTCTTCTCACTGGGTCTTGCCATAAATCAGAG AGGCAGAAGATCAAGCAGTTTTCTTGGATCATTATTACCTGATTCTGTAAATGATGCATTTGATCCAGCTCATCACCGTGTGCTTCAAAAGGCTGTTCCTGCTGGAGTTAAAAG CAATGTGGTCGTGCGCAAGGTAGACAAGATTGCTGACACAAGTTTATCTGAATCTGTAGCTTCTAG GGCCACGCTATCAGTAATAACCTTTAATGGGCATTTTTTAGAGTACACTGTAGATGTTAACACTCAAAATGAATCTAAATGGCGTTTGGAGAGTGAATTTAATCTCTTGGCAGTGATATCAG GTGAAGAGCAACATTTTCAGCTCGTATGA
- the LOC7493367 gene encoding probable LRR receptor-like serine/threonine-protein kinase At4g30520 isoform X3, with amino-acid sequence MAFKLLHLSFFSLFLAKLSLSYEPRNHEVEALISIREALHDPHGVLSNWDEDSVDPCSWAMITCSPENLVIGFGAPSQSLSGSLSGTIGNLTNLRQVLLQNNNISGQIPPELGTLSKLQTLDLSNNRFSGVVPESLGQLNSLQYLRLNNNSLFGPFPVSLAKIPQLAFLDLSYNNLSGHVPKSPARTFNVAGNPLICGSGSTEGCSGSANAGPLSFSLSSSPGKHKPKKLAIALGVSLSLVSLFLLALGILWLRGKQKGQMILNISDGSWNFVADNQEEERISLGNLRNFTFRELQIATDNFCSKNILGAGGFGNVYKGKLGDGTMMAVKRLKDLTGTAGESQFRTELEMISLAVHRNLLRLIGYCASHNERLLVYPYMSNGSVASRLRVKPALDWNTRKRIAIGTARGLLYLHEQCNPKIIHRDVKAANVLLDEFCEAVVGDFGLAKLLDHADSHVTTAVRGTVGHIAPEYLSTGQSSEKTDVFGFGILLIELITGMRALEFGKTVNQKGAMLEWALYALHCCN; translated from the exons ATGGCTTTCAAGCTGTtgcatctctctttcttctctctctttttagcTAAACTGTCTCTTTCATATGAACCTAGAAACCATGAAG TGGAAGCTTTGATAAGTATAAGGGAAGCTTTACATGATCCACATGGAGTGTTAAGCAACTGGGATGAGGATTCTGTTGATCCTTGTAGCTGGGCTATGATCACTTGCTCTCCTGAAAATCTTGTTATTGGCTT TGGGGCTCCAAGCCAGTCTCTCTCCGGTTCTCTGTCCGGAACCATAGGAAATCTCACTAATCTTCGCCAAGT GTTGTTGCAAAACAATAACATCTCTGGTCAAATTCCGCCAGAGCTTGGCACTCTCTCAAAACTTCAGACTTTGGATCTCTCTAACAACAGGTTCTCTGGTGTGGTACCAGAGTCTCTTGGCCAATTAAATAGTCTCCAATACCT GAGGCTAAACAACAACAGCTTGTTTGGGCCTTTTCCTGTGTCTTTGGCCAAAATCCCACAGCTTGCTTTCTT GGACCTGTCTTATAACAATCTCAGTGGACATGTGCCCAAGTCCCCTGCAAGAACATTCAA TGTTGCAGGTAATCCGTTGATTTGTGGAAGCGGCTCTACTGAAGGGTGCTCTGGATCAGCCAATGCTGgtcctctttccttctctcttagTTCATCACCTG GTAAGCATAAGCCCAAAAAATTAGCAATTGCACTTGGGGTTAGTCTCAGTCTTGTATCTCTCTTCCTCCTAGCACTTGGAATCCTTTGGCTCCGTGGGAAACAAAAAGGCCAAATGATACTTAACATTAGTG ATGGGTCATGGAATTTTGTTGCAGACAATCAAGAAGAGGAGCGAATTAGCCTAGGAAATCTCCGGAACTTCACTTTCAGAGAGCTTCAAATTGCTACTGACAACTTCTGCTCAAAGAACATTCTTGGTGCTGGAGGTTTTGGCAATGTGTACAAGGGAAAGCTAGGAGATGGGACCATGATGGCTGTGAAACGGCTAAAGGATTTGACTGGAACTGCTGGGGAATCACAGTTTCGAACGGAACTAGAGATGATCAGCCTTGCAGTTCACCGCAATTTGCTGCGGTTGATTGGATATTGTGCCTCTCATAATGAGAGGCTTTTGGTTTATCCTTACATGTCAAATGGCAGCGTGGCTTCAAGGCTTAGAG TGAAACCTGCACTGGACTGGAACACTAGGAAGAGGATAGCAATAGGAACTGCCAGGGGTCTTCTGTATCTACACGAGCAATGCAACCCTAAGATAATTCATAGGGATGTAAAAGCTGCTAATGTGCTCCTTGACGAATTCTGTGAGGCTGTGGTTGGTGATTTTGGCCTTGCCAAACTTTTAGACCATGCTGATTCCCATGTCACTACTGCTGTCCGTGGCACTGTTGGGCACATTGCACCAGAGTACCTATCCACTGGCCAGTCATCTGAGAAAACCGATGTTTTTGGATTTGGCATTCTCTTGATAGAGCTTATTACTGGAATGAGAGCTCTTGAATTTGGAAAAACTGTCAATCAAAAAGGAGCTATGCTTGAATGG gCTCTTTATGCTTTACATTGTTGCAACTGA
- the LOC7493367 gene encoding probable LRR receptor-like serine/threonine-protein kinase At4g30520 isoform X2, producing MAFKLLHLSFFSLFLAKLSLSYEPRNHEVEALISIREALHDPHGVLSNWDEDSVDPCSWAMITCSPENLVIGFGAPSQSLSGSLSGTIGNLTNLRQVLLQNNNISGQIPPELGTLSKLQTLDLSNNRFSGVVPESLGQLNSLQYLRLNNNSLFGPFPVSLAKIPQLAFLDLSYNNLSGHVPKSPARTFNVAGNPLICGSGSTEGCSGSANAGPLSFSLSSSPGKHKPKKLAIALGVSLSLVSLFLLALGILWLRGKQKGQMILNISDNQEEERISLGNLRNFTFRELQIATDNFCSKNILGAGGFGNVYKGKLGDGTMMAVKRLKDLTGTAGESQFRTELEMISLAVHRNLLRLIGYCASHNERLLVYPYMSNGSVASRLRVKPALDWNTRKRIAIGTARGLLYLHEQCNPKIIHRDVKAANVLLDEFCEAVVGDFGLAKLLDHADSHVTTAVRGTVGHIAPEYLSTGQSSEKTDVFGFGILLIELITGMRALEFGKTVNQKGAMLEWVKKVQQEKKMEELVDKELGSNFCRIEVGEMLQVALLCTQFLPAHRPKMSEVVRMLEGDGLAEKWAAAHSHCNPTMSLSHPNNNNKSTTSASKHDESGPNRSSSMFGTTMDEDDDEHSLDSYAMELSGPR from the exons ATGGCTTTCAAGCTGTtgcatctctctttcttctctctctttttagcTAAACTGTCTCTTTCATATGAACCTAGAAACCATGAAG TGGAAGCTTTGATAAGTATAAGGGAAGCTTTACATGATCCACATGGAGTGTTAAGCAACTGGGATGAGGATTCTGTTGATCCTTGTAGCTGGGCTATGATCACTTGCTCTCCTGAAAATCTTGTTATTGGCTT TGGGGCTCCAAGCCAGTCTCTCTCCGGTTCTCTGTCCGGAACCATAGGAAATCTCACTAATCTTCGCCAAGT GTTGTTGCAAAACAATAACATCTCTGGTCAAATTCCGCCAGAGCTTGGCACTCTCTCAAAACTTCAGACTTTGGATCTCTCTAACAACAGGTTCTCTGGTGTGGTACCAGAGTCTCTTGGCCAATTAAATAGTCTCCAATACCT GAGGCTAAACAACAACAGCTTGTTTGGGCCTTTTCCTGTGTCTTTGGCCAAAATCCCACAGCTTGCTTTCTT GGACCTGTCTTATAACAATCTCAGTGGACATGTGCCCAAGTCCCCTGCAAGAACATTCAA TGTTGCAGGTAATCCGTTGATTTGTGGAAGCGGCTCTACTGAAGGGTGCTCTGGATCAGCCAATGCTGgtcctctttccttctctcttagTTCATCACCTG GTAAGCATAAGCCCAAAAAATTAGCAATTGCACTTGGGGTTAGTCTCAGTCTTGTATCTCTCTTCCTCCTAGCACTTGGAATCCTTTGGCTCCGTGGGAAACAAAAAGGCCAAATGATACTTAACATTAGTG ACAATCAAGAAGAGGAGCGAATTAGCCTAGGAAATCTCCGGAACTTCACTTTCAGAGAGCTTCAAATTGCTACTGACAACTTCTGCTCAAAGAACATTCTTGGTGCTGGAGGTTTTGGCAATGTGTACAAGGGAAAGCTAGGAGATGGGACCATGATGGCTGTGAAACGGCTAAAGGATTTGACTGGAACTGCTGGGGAATCACAGTTTCGAACGGAACTAGAGATGATCAGCCTTGCAGTTCACCGCAATTTGCTGCGGTTGATTGGATATTGTGCCTCTCATAATGAGAGGCTTTTGGTTTATCCTTACATGTCAAATGGCAGCGTGGCTTCAAGGCTTAGAG TGAAACCTGCACTGGACTGGAACACTAGGAAGAGGATAGCAATAGGAACTGCCAGGGGTCTTCTGTATCTACACGAGCAATGCAACCCTAAGATAATTCATAGGGATGTAAAAGCTGCTAATGTGCTCCTTGACGAATTCTGTGAGGCTGTGGTTGGTGATTTTGGCCTTGCCAAACTTTTAGACCATGCTGATTCCCATGTCACTACTGCTGTCCGTGGCACTGTTGGGCACATTGCACCAGAGTACCTATCCACTGGCCAGTCATCTGAGAAAACCGATGTTTTTGGATTTGGCATTCTCTTGATAGAGCTTATTACTGGAATGAGAGCTCTTGAATTTGGAAAAACTGTCAATCAAAAAGGAGCTATGCTTGAATGG GTGAAGAAGgtacaacaagaaaagaaaatggaagagtTGGTGGACAAAGAGCTGGGGAGCAACTTCTGTCGCATTGAGGTGGGGGAGATGTTGCAAGTGGCGCTTCTATGCACTCAATTCCTCCCAGCTCACCGTCCCAAAATGTCTGAAGTGGTCCGGATGCTTGAAGGTGATGGTCTCGCCGAGAAATGGGCTGCAGCACACAGTCATTGTAATCCTACAATGAGCCTCTCCCATcctaacaacaataacaaaagcaCTACCTCTGCTTCAAAACATGATGAAAGTGGTCCTAATCGTTCCAGCAGCATGTTTGGAACTACAAtggatgaggatgatgatgagCACTCTTTGGATTCCTATGCAATGGAACTCTCTGGTCCAAGATAA
- the LOC7493367 gene encoding probable LRR receptor-like serine/threonine-protein kinase At2g23950 isoform X1, with translation MAFKLLHLSFFSLFLAKLSLSYEPRNHEVEALISIREALHDPHGVLSNWDEDSVDPCSWAMITCSPENLVIGFGAPSQSLSGSLSGTIGNLTNLRQVLLQNNNISGQIPPELGTLSKLQTLDLSNNRFSGVVPESLGQLNSLQYLRLNNNSLFGPFPVSLAKIPQLAFLDLSYNNLSGHVPKSPARTFNVAGNPLICGSGSTEGCSGSANAGPLSFSLSSSPGKHKPKKLAIALGVSLSLVSLFLLALGILWLRGKQKGQMILNISDGSWNFVADNQEEERISLGNLRNFTFRELQIATDNFCSKNILGAGGFGNVYKGKLGDGTMMAVKRLKDLTGTAGESQFRTELEMISLAVHRNLLRLIGYCASHNERLLVYPYMSNGSVASRLRVKPALDWNTRKRIAIGTARGLLYLHEQCNPKIIHRDVKAANVLLDEFCEAVVGDFGLAKLLDHADSHVTTAVRGTVGHIAPEYLSTGQSSEKTDVFGFGILLIELITGMRALEFGKTVNQKGAMLEWVKKVQQEKKMEELVDKELGSNFCRIEVGEMLQVALLCTQFLPAHRPKMSEVVRMLEGDGLAEKWAAAHSHCNPTMSLSHPNNNNKSTTSASKHDESGPNRSSSMFGTTMDEDDDEHSLDSYAMELSGPR, from the exons ATGGCTTTCAAGCTGTtgcatctctctttcttctctctctttttagcTAAACTGTCTCTTTCATATGAACCTAGAAACCATGAAG TGGAAGCTTTGATAAGTATAAGGGAAGCTTTACATGATCCACATGGAGTGTTAAGCAACTGGGATGAGGATTCTGTTGATCCTTGTAGCTGGGCTATGATCACTTGCTCTCCTGAAAATCTTGTTATTGGCTT TGGGGCTCCAAGCCAGTCTCTCTCCGGTTCTCTGTCCGGAACCATAGGAAATCTCACTAATCTTCGCCAAGT GTTGTTGCAAAACAATAACATCTCTGGTCAAATTCCGCCAGAGCTTGGCACTCTCTCAAAACTTCAGACTTTGGATCTCTCTAACAACAGGTTCTCTGGTGTGGTACCAGAGTCTCTTGGCCAATTAAATAGTCTCCAATACCT GAGGCTAAACAACAACAGCTTGTTTGGGCCTTTTCCTGTGTCTTTGGCCAAAATCCCACAGCTTGCTTTCTT GGACCTGTCTTATAACAATCTCAGTGGACATGTGCCCAAGTCCCCTGCAAGAACATTCAA TGTTGCAGGTAATCCGTTGATTTGTGGAAGCGGCTCTACTGAAGGGTGCTCTGGATCAGCCAATGCTGgtcctctttccttctctcttagTTCATCACCTG GTAAGCATAAGCCCAAAAAATTAGCAATTGCACTTGGGGTTAGTCTCAGTCTTGTATCTCTCTTCCTCCTAGCACTTGGAATCCTTTGGCTCCGTGGGAAACAAAAAGGCCAAATGATACTTAACATTAGTG ATGGGTCATGGAATTTTGTTGCAGACAATCAAGAAGAGGAGCGAATTAGCCTAGGAAATCTCCGGAACTTCACTTTCAGAGAGCTTCAAATTGCTACTGACAACTTCTGCTCAAAGAACATTCTTGGTGCTGGAGGTTTTGGCAATGTGTACAAGGGAAAGCTAGGAGATGGGACCATGATGGCTGTGAAACGGCTAAAGGATTTGACTGGAACTGCTGGGGAATCACAGTTTCGAACGGAACTAGAGATGATCAGCCTTGCAGTTCACCGCAATTTGCTGCGGTTGATTGGATATTGTGCCTCTCATAATGAGAGGCTTTTGGTTTATCCTTACATGTCAAATGGCAGCGTGGCTTCAAGGCTTAGAG TGAAACCTGCACTGGACTGGAACACTAGGAAGAGGATAGCAATAGGAACTGCCAGGGGTCTTCTGTATCTACACGAGCAATGCAACCCTAAGATAATTCATAGGGATGTAAAAGCTGCTAATGTGCTCCTTGACGAATTCTGTGAGGCTGTGGTTGGTGATTTTGGCCTTGCCAAACTTTTAGACCATGCTGATTCCCATGTCACTACTGCTGTCCGTGGCACTGTTGGGCACATTGCACCAGAGTACCTATCCACTGGCCAGTCATCTGAGAAAACCGATGTTTTTGGATTTGGCATTCTCTTGATAGAGCTTATTACTGGAATGAGAGCTCTTGAATTTGGAAAAACTGTCAATCAAAAAGGAGCTATGCTTGAATGG GTGAAGAAGgtacaacaagaaaagaaaatggaagagtTGGTGGACAAAGAGCTGGGGAGCAACTTCTGTCGCATTGAGGTGGGGGAGATGTTGCAAGTGGCGCTTCTATGCACTCAATTCCTCCCAGCTCACCGTCCCAAAATGTCTGAAGTGGTCCGGATGCTTGAAGGTGATGGTCTCGCCGAGAAATGGGCTGCAGCACACAGTCATTGTAATCCTACAATGAGCCTCTCCCATcctaacaacaataacaaaagcaCTACCTCTGCTTCAAAACATGATGAAAGTGGTCCTAATCGTTCCAGCAGCATGTTTGGAACTACAAtggatgaggatgatgatgagCACTCTTTGGATTCCTATGCAATGGAACTCTCTGGTCCAAGATAA